CAAGTTTCTAACAATTAACAGAGAGAGAGAGATACACTTTTACATGATAAGTCTTATTTTCTTTCCAATGAACGTGACACATTTTTCAAACCAAATCAAAACCAACCACGACGTAGCTATATTCTTACACATGAAAAATCTTGAAAGCAATGTTTATGATGTCATCACTGAGGAGAAGAATGAGCAGGAGGAGCTCTGTAAATAGCAGGAATGGTTCGAGGGAAGAACATTTGCCTCACACCTTCTGCTTTTATTATTGGAAATATAATCCCCGAAGCACTCTGTTTCACAACAATGACAAAAAAAAAAGACGCAACGTTAAAACCTCTACACAAAACAAAGTTTAGTATTTTCAAAAAAAAGCAACGTACCGAGATGAGTCTAGCACCAAGCCACAGTCGTTTAACTGAAGGAAGAGGCACAAGCAAACGACCAACACCGAATATAGCCACAGAGAAGAAATGAAGAACAAGACTCATAGGTCTCGGGTTCAAACCCGACAGCAAAGCCACTGGACCCGACGAGCAAACCCCTCCAAGGCTAAGGTAATCAAAGCAAGCTCGACGCATCTCGCTTCTCGCATCGTCAGGAGACGCCAAAAACACTTTATACAAAGCCCCCGCGAGTGTATTAATAGTCGACGCAACCGGTTTCCGCAACGTGTAGAAAGACTCGATGTACTTGGACAACGACTCTTTATCGGTTAAGTCAACAAGAGGGTTTAAAAGATCACGTAGGATGACTATATCAGACAATGCCACGGTCATACCGCCTCCGGTTAAAGGATGACGCATGTTAAACGCGTCACCAAGAAGGAGAGCTCCTGGCGTAGGGATGGGGTCAGCAGGCATGCTACGGTTCGGCATTGTTCTTATGTTACCTTTCTCAACAGCTGAGAGGAAGGCCTCTCGGATCTCGATAGGTACTTGTGGTGCAACGGTTGTTTTGAGATGTTTAGCCATGTCGCCGCTTGCGAGTGAAGGTAGTTTTGAGCCAGGTACGTCCACTAAGCAACGGACTTCAGAGCTGCTTATGGGGTAGAAGAGAATGGGTGAAGGGTCGCCGAGGACAACGTGGCCGTGGTTTGGAAAGGGAAGCTCGCAGTTCTCTAAGACGAGACCGACGAAGTTTGATGGTACTTCTACTTTAGGTTTGCAAAGAGAGCGACGTAAGTTGGAGAAACAACCATCGCATACGATGGTGAGTGGAGCATATGATTTAAGTTCTTGTCCTTCTTTGGTTTTGTATTGAACGCCTTTAATTACTCCGTTTTCTTCTACTAATGATGTCACTGTTCCTTGCTCCATTTTAACACTGAAAGAAAATAATTCAAGTGAGATTTTATAGTAATAAGCAACCTAAATAAATGCGTAAACCACAAGGTGGTCGTTTAGGCGGACTTTGGCGAGCTACAAGGGTTAGAATGCACCCCATTAACACTTTATCTAGTGGTCATGTGGATATAAAGCTATGCTTTAGGCCTCATTTAAATATTTGAATAGAGGGTTTATCTATGAGCTGCATCTCTCCTCATGGACTGATTTATGTATTTCCATATGCTCGGAATACCTCGGGTTAATAAAAAAAAGTGTACTTCTTACTTGGGAAGTGTAGAAGCTTTCTCTCGCATCCTCTGCACAAATCTACCATTGTGAAAGCTACGACCAGCCACATCAGAATCAAACTGATCAAGAGGGTAAGAGAGTTTGGTGTGTTTCCCATCTTTGAAGAGTGCATAACCAAGAACTCTCTGCGCATCTATCTCCTTCACACAATCTACAACACACACAAGTCAAGTCAGCGTTGTAATAATATAGAGATGAACTATATTGGTTGATTTTGGTTTTACCTTCAAGCCCGAGTTCGATTAACTTCAAGTATCCACCTGGTTGAAGCAACTCACCAACAATCCGGTCAGGTTCGGTTAAGTCTCTTTCAATAACGTGAACTCTTCTCCCTTCCTACAACAGCCAAAAAAGAACTTTAACTTTGGTTCCGTGACGCTGACGAGAACCATAAAATCAGCAACAAGCAAAACCCATGTTTCATATCGCAACTTGATCCTCGAAAACAATAACATCCTTAAGACGATTGTCCTTAAGAGAACTAAACCTAACATAGCTTCTGTTGCAAGAATTCAATGACGCTGAGAGACAATGAATACTAATAAATTAATAAACAATTTAATAAGATTCAAACACAAACGTATACCAATAAATTATAATAATAATAATAAACAATTCTTGATTACCTTGCCGAGTGTATGAGCAAGGGCAGCGCCGGCAACACCAGCGCCGACAATGATGATATCGACGTCATTGTTTCCAGGTTTCACCGTTAGGGGTTCGTTGTTTCTGCTCACAATCTCCTTGCTCCGACGTCGCAGGAGGTAGAGAAGCAGAGACGCGAACAAGGAGGCGAAGCATGTTGTCAGGATTAAGTGATCGACGGCCATTTATCTCCGCCGCTCGCGAGCGACCAATCAATGTCGGTGATTCGAGGAGGGTTGTTACGAAACGACGCGTAGTTTTTTTTTTGTGTAAGGAAAACGATCTTGTTGGTATTATTATGTCAAGGATGAAGAGGTTGTGGTTGTGAATCGAACTCGTGGCTTCTTAATAATTTCATAAGTTTACAAGGACGAAAATAATTAAAAATATAGGTAAGACGTAACCTACAATAAATACCTGTTAACATAATTATTAAAGATATTTTTAGTAATTACAGAATCAACCTAAATACATTAGCCAGTTAGATATCCGTGTGTTTCAACTTCTTTTTAACCTTAATTTTTGTAATGAAATGCTAATTATCATATACTATCTAACAGTGATGGTTTAATTTGTTTTCTTGTACCAATATAACCAAACCTTAAACACATGGTTGAATGACATGTCTTGTGTGTTTCAAGTTCTTTTAACCTTAACTTTTGTAGTGAAATGCTAATTATAATTATTCTTACGGTATGGTTTAATTTGTTGTTTATACCAATATACCCCAAACCTGTCGATCACGATGACCTTCCCACATGTGACAACGAAAATTATCAGAAGAAGAAGACACGTGGGATGATATTGCCTTCAT
This sequence is a window from Brassica oleracea var. oleracea cultivar TO1000 chromosome C1, BOL, whole genome shotgun sequence. Protein-coding genes within it:
- the LOC106314195 gene encoding squalene epoxidase 3, with the translated sequence MAVDHLILTTCFASLFASLLLYLLRRRSKEIVSRNNEPLTVKPGNNDVDIIIVGAGVAGAALAHTLGKEGRRVHVIERDLTEPDRIVGELLQPGGYLKLIELGLEDCVKEIDAQRVLGYALFKDGKHTKLSYPLDQFDSDVAGRSFHNGRFVQRMREKASTLPNVKMEQGTVTSLVEENGVIKGVQYKTKEGQELKSYAPLTIVCDGCFSNLRRSLCKPKVEVPSNFVGLVLENCELPFPNHGHVVLGDPSPILFYPISSSEVRCLVDVPGSKLPSLASGDMAKHLKTTVAPQVPIEIREAFLSAVEKGNIRTMPNRSMPADPIPTPGALLLGDAFNMRHPLTGGGMTVALSDIVILRDLLNPLVDLTDKESLSKYIESFYTLRKPVASTINTLAGALYKVFLASPDDARSEMRRACFDYLSLGGVCSSGPVALLSGLNPRPMSLVLHFFSVAIFGVGRLLVPLPSVKRLWLGARLISSASGIIFPIIKAEGVRQMFFPRTIPAIYRAPPAHSSPQ